A single region of the candidate division WOR-3 bacterium genome encodes:
- a CDS encoding tetratricopeptide repeat protein has translation MGQSGNFPNIVMLFTKALLSRAAVWNILGKNRLALRDTYAAIKVAQRIQDDKLMADGFLQLSDIYHSLNQYKAMFETSTRAICFSRKIKDFQRIAAGYNKLALFYYSQNNYKKALEYHKKSWRINSRYRYIENLACNLHNIALVYDSLGEYKKALAFYKKSLRLQNNTQALIGLGYTLNNIGTIYHALGKNSEALRYFKKSLQIRKKIGDNERIAESCINIGVIFYTQGAYPTALRYFFQAALIAKKVGTMREEAVAYNNIGSVYSILGNYRNAIVYFEKAKALRERIGNPNDLRGIHNNLGYLYTIQGNFNQALFHLQKALTISERVKDLANLNIALIHLANLNLMLQNFKAALRFLKRAERSTKKIGKKEILMRVYFAYCELLFAQKKFTRIQYYFQQARRLALEISSPKDQGEILLLEARMLAQGTIDELKTVENKFKAAIKIFLSLKQKFEIAKSYYYYGEMLKEKKKLKDAQHYLIQAQRLFNKIGAGGWLIRTTALLEQIGR, from the coding sequence ATGGGTCAGTCCGGCAATTTTCCAAATATTGTAATGCTATTTACCAAGGCATTGTTGAGTAGGGCCGCGGTCTGGAACATCCTGGGGAAAAACCGTTTAGCACTGAGGGATACTTATGCCGCAATAAAAGTTGCGCAAAGAATCCAGGATGATAAATTGATGGCCGATGGCTTTTTACAGTTGAGCGATATTTATCACTCCCTGAATCAGTATAAAGCAATGTTTGAGACATCAACCCGGGCGATTTGCTTTTCCAGAAAAATCAAAGATTTTCAAAGAATTGCTGCTGGATATAACAAACTGGCACTTTTTTACTATTCCCAGAATAATTACAAAAAGGCTTTAGAATACCATAAGAAATCTTGGCGGATTAATAGCAGATATCGATATATCGAAAATCTTGCTTGTAACCTCCATAATATCGCCCTTGTCTATGATTCCCTCGGCGAGTATAAGAAGGCATTGGCTTTTTACAAAAAGAGCCTGCGGTTGCAAAATAATACCCAAGCACTTATTGGATTGGGTTATACTTTGAACAATATTGGGACGATCTACCATGCACTTGGTAAAAATAGCGAGGCGCTGAGATATTTCAAAAAGAGTTTACAGATTAGAAAAAAAATTGGTGATAATGAAAGGATTGCCGAAAGTTGTATTAATATCGGGGTAATTTTTTATACCCAGGGTGCTTACCCTACCGCCTTACGGTATTTTTTCCAAGCCGCGTTGATTGCGAAAAAAGTAGGCACGATGCGTGAAGAGGCAGTCGCCTATAACAACATTGGCAGTGTTTACAGCATCTTAGGTAATTATCGAAATGCGATCGTTTATTTTGAAAAAGCGAAAGCACTACGGGAGAGGATTGGCAATCCTAACGATTTGAGGGGTATCCATAATAATTTAGGCTACCTTTATACGATCCAAGGCAATTTCAACCAGGCACTTTTTCACCTCCAGAAGGCATTGACCATCAGCGAGAGAGTTAAGGATTTAGCAAATTTGAACATCGCGCTCATTCATCTGGCAAATCTTAATCTTATGCTGCAAAATTTTAAAGCGGCTCTCAGGTTTTTAAAAAGGGCGGAAAGAAGTACTAAAAAAATTGGAAAAAAAGAAATTTTGATGCGAGTATATTTTGCCTATTGTGAGTTATTATTTGCCCAAAAAAAATTTACCCGCATTCAATACTATTTTCAGCAAGCCCGGAGATTAGCCCTTGAGATAAGTTCACCCAAAGATCAGGGTGAAATACTTCTGCTGGAGGCGAGAATGCTTGCCCAAGGTACTATTGATGAGTTAAAGACGGTAGAAAATAAGTTTAAAGCGGCAATAAAGATTTTTTTAAGTTTAAAGCAGAAATTTGAGATTGCAAAAAGTTATTATTATTATGGAGAAATGTTGAAAGAAAAGAAGAAATTAAAAGATGCCCAGCACTACTTGATTCAAGCCCAGCGCCTATTTAATAAGATAGGAGCCGGCGGCTGGTTAATTAGGACCACTGCTCTGCTCGAGCAAATCGGCAGATAG